One window of the Cryptomeria japonica chromosome 7, Sugi_1.0, whole genome shotgun sequence genome contains the following:
- the LOC131051780 gene encoding uncharacterized protein LOC131051780 yields MDKLHRSFEKNRKSVTPSFCRKTRKRYPPDVNDYEFIEKIGEGAHGHVYKAKCLTTNETVAIKCIDLEKNKDRNLTRISLECQTLTQLNHPNILSAHYSFVVGKWLCLVMPYLWAGSVRYILKTSFKDGFEESVVATILRDVVKALVYLHKLGFIHRDLKADNILVNNGGVVKLADFGLSAFVNENGKSTKRTSIVGTLCWMAPEVAFVDQYDKEGYDFKADIWSLGITAIELACGESPYMKKDRVEEIVDDLRSGKIPELRGVKFSRSFKDMVSRCLQEDPNERPTAEELLEHRFFKCQAKTANHIVRNVLQKIPPITRPKSICKFEGRPNKFNGEHSLYSSTWDFDV; encoded by the coding sequence ATGGATAAACTTCACAGATCTTTTGAGAAGAACAGGAAAAGTGTAACCCCATCATTCTGCCGGAAGACTCGTAAGCGTTATCCTCCAGATGTCAACGACTACGAATTCATTGAAAAAATAGGTGAAGGAGCCCATGGGCACGTCTACAAAGCAAAGTGCTTGACAACCAATGAAACAGTAGCCATAAAATGCATAGATCTTGAGAAGAACAAGGACAGGAACTTAACTAGAATTTCCCTGGAATGCCAAACCCTAACACAACTAAACCACCCAAACATTCTAAGTGCTCACTACTCTTTCGTGGTGGGAAAATGGCTGTGCCTAGTTATGCCATACCTGTGGGCCGGATCAGTCAGATATATATTAAAAACTTCATTTAAAGATGGATTTGAGGAATCTGTGGTTGCAACAATCTTGAGAGATGTAGTGAAGGCCTTGGTTTATCTACACAAGTTGGGATTCATTCATAGAGATCTCAAGGCTGATAATATTTTGGTCAACAACGGTGGTGTAGTAAAACTAGCTGATTTTGGGCTTTCTGCATTTGTGAATGAGAATGGGAAATCCACCAAAAGAACTTCAATTGTGGGTACACTTTGCTGGATGGCACCAGAAGTTGCCTTCGTTGATCAATATGATAAGGAAGGATATGATTTTAAGGCTGATATATGGTCTCTTGGGATCACTGCTATTGAGCTTGCTTGTGGTGAGTCTCCTTACATGAAGAAGGATAGAGTGGAAGAAATTGTTGATGATCTCCGCTCAGGGAAAATTCCAGAGCTTCGTGGTGTAAAATTCTCCAGATCTTTTAAGGATATGGTGAGTAGATGTCTTCAAGAAGATCCCAATGAAAGGCCTACTGCTGAGGAGCTTCTAGAGCATAGATTTTTTAAGTGTCAGGCTAAGACGGCTAACCATATTGTCAGAAATGTGTTGCAGAAAATTCCACCCATTACAAGACCAAAGTCGATATGCAAGTTTGAGGGGCGGCCCAATAAGTTTAATGGCGAGCACTCTCTGTATTCTAGCACCTGGGATTTTGACGTATAG